GTTTCCCTCACAGACAGTCTCGGAGAAGGTTTGATGGGGCTCTTGCTCGTTGTGTACGGATTTTCACATCTTAGCGAAGCAAGCTGGGTCAGTATTCCTTTTTATCTCCTGATGCTCTTGAACTCCCTTGCCATTTATTACGCGCTCTGCCTCCTCATCAACAGCCTGGTCTTCTGGTTGGTGAAATCACAAGAACTCAATACCATTGTCTACTACTTTATAAATACGGCACGCTATCCGCGTGACATCTACCACGGCCTGGGAAAAGTCTTCTTCACCTTCATCCTCCCAAGCAGTTTAATTGCGACAACACCCGCCGCGATATTGGTGGGCCGTGCCGATCCCTCTCTGATTTTCATTTCTTTGAGCGTTGCGGTGGGCGGCTTAATCCTTGGACTCTCTATCTGGAACTGGAGTTTGAACTTTTACAGCTCGGCAAGCAGTTAAATTGTTACATTCATGGTAAGGATCCAGCAGCCACTATTTTTCTTCAGGGCAAAGCAAGGAGCGCAGAACTGCAGCGTATGTGTCTCTACGCGAGGATTCGAGCACCACAGCAACACCGCCATGGGGAAAAGAGGGGCTGCTGGATCGTTACAACAATTAAAGGATTAATATCTGATCAATGCCTGCAATTAAAGTCACCCAACTGACAAAGACCTTCAAAACCCACCGGAAAGAGGCCGGCCTTAAGGGCTCTTTCAAAGGGCTTTTCTCACGAAAGACGCTTTATAAAGAAGCAGTAAAGTCTGTCTCCTTCACCTTGAAGGAGGGAGAACTTGTCGGCTTTCTTGGACCCAATGGCGCTGGAAAAACAACCCTCTTGAAGATGCTCTCTGGAATACTCTATCCAACATCGGGAGAGGCAAAGGTTCTGGGCTTCACACCCTGGCAGCGAGACCGTGAGTATCAGCGACAGTTTTCTATCGTCATGGGGCATAAAAATCAACTCTGGTGGGATCTCCCTCCCTCTGAGTCTTTCCTGCTGAATCGAGATATTTATGACGTAAACCCATTGGTTTTCCAAAAGAGCATCGATGAAATGGTGGACCTGCTCAAACTCAAGGATATCCTGGACGTGCCGGTACGGCAGCTCTCTCTGGGAGAACGGATGAAATGCGAACTGGTCGCGGCACTGCTCCATCAACCCCGGGTTCTCTTTCTGGATGAGCCGACCATCGGTCTCGACGTCATCTCACAGGAAAAGATACGGTCTTTTATTCAGGAATATAACCGGCTCAAAAAGACGACCGTCCTCCTCACAAGCCATTACATGCAGGATGTTGAGCAGCTCTGCAAACGGGTGCTTGTAATCAACCACGGACGCATTGCCTTCGACGGCATGCTCTCTGATCTGTCTCAACGTTATGGCGACCATAAGGTCATCAAGGTTCGCTTTGCCGATGCTCAAACAACACTCCCGCTACCCGGTTTAGAGGGAGTTGAGGTGTGGGACGCACACCACGCTGTAGTAAAAGTTCAAAAAAAGGAGGTGGCACACATCACCCAAAGGCTTCTCGAGGGATATCATATTGAAGACTTATCCGTTGAGGAGGTGGAAATCGAAGAGGTCATTCGGAGGATTTTCGAGGAGTCTCCGGAGGAGTCGATTGAAAAAGACCATCCTAACGGAGTGGAAGATAAATAGAATCATCTCTCGATTTCGGTTGAGAATTGATCAGAATGCAAATCGTGATGCAGACATCATCACCAGATAGAAGGTCCAAATAATGAAAACAGGAAAAGCTGCATTAGTAACAGGAGGGGCAGGAAGACTCGGCAAGGCAATGTCCCTCAAGCTTGCCGACCTGGGCTATGACATTGCCTTGCAATATAACAAAGCTGAACTGCAAGCTGAACA
This genomic stretch from Candidatus Manganitrophaceae bacterium harbors:
- a CDS encoding ATP-binding cassette domain-containing protein, whose product is MPAIKVTQLTKTFKTHRKEAGLKGSFKGLFSRKTLYKEAVKSVSFTLKEGELVGFLGPNGAGKTTLLKMLSGILYPTSGEAKVLGFTPWQRDREYQRQFSIVMGHKNQLWWDLPPSESFLLNRDIYDVNPLVFQKSIDEMVDLLKLKDILDVPVRQLSLGERMKCELVAALLHQPRVLFLDEPTIGLDVISQEKIRSFIQEYNRLKKTTVLLTSHYMQDVEQLCKRVLVINHGRIAFDGMLSDLSQRYGDHKVIKVRFADAQTTLPLPGLEGVEVWDAHHAVVKVQKKEVAHITQRLLEGYHIEDLSVEEVEIEEVIRRIFEESPEESIEKDHPNGVEDK